In Limisphaerales bacterium, the genomic window CGAATTGAATAATGGGGCACGGCTCGATGGCGCCCCACGGGCTGATGTGATGGCTGATGCCGGTGGCGGCGGGGCACAGCGCCTGGCCGTCGTCCATATAATAGGCGTCGATGAGCGCGAGCGGTTTTTGCGCGCGCATGTTCACGACGAATTTGCGGATCTTGATTTGCTGCTCGGGCGTGAGGCAAAGCTCCTCGCTGGGCTCGGGGCCGACGGGGCGGTAGGTGTGGTACCACGCGTACATCACGCCCAGGTCGATGAGCTTGTCGAGCCACTCTTCGCGCAGGAGATCGTCGATATTGTTTTGGCACAAGCTGGTGGCCACGCCGGTGAGCAGTTTGTTTTCCACGCAGTTCAAAATGCCCTGCATGCTCTTGCTATAAACCTCCTTCTTGCCGCGGCGTTCGTCGCTGATGATCTCCGTGCCCTCAATGGAAATCAGCGGCGTCACATTGCCCATCGCGCGCATCTTTTTCGCCACCTCATCGGTGATGAATTGGCCGTTGGTGAAAATCTGAAAATAACAATCCGGATGCTCCGCCAAAATATCGAGCAGCCCCTTGTACATAAACGGCTCGCCGCCGAGGATGCCGAAGAAACTATTGCCAGCCTCGCTCGCCTCGCGAATGAGCCGGTGTAAATGCTCCGCCTCAATCTTCTCCTGTTTCGCCGCCACATCCACCCAACACCCTTGGCAGCGGAGATTGCAGGAATTGAGCACGGAAATATAAAGGAACGGCGGAAAGTACTCGCCTTTTTTCAGCCCCTTTTTGAACCGCTGCACACTCCGCATCCCGCGCC contains:
- a CDS encoding radical SAM protein — protein: MYLRMAKRVLLETDKRLLWKFAYNFGWRGMRSVQRFKKGLKKGEYFPPFLYISVLNSCNLRCQGCWVDVAAKQEKIEAEHLHRLIREASEAGNSFFGILGGEPFMYKGLLDILAEHPDCYFQIFTNGQFITDEVAKKMRAMGNVTPLISIEGTEIISDERRGKKEVYSKSMQGILNCVENKLLTGVATSLCQNNIDDLLREEWLDKLIDLGVMYAWYHTYRPVGPEPSEELCLTPEQQIKIRKFVVNMRAQKPLALIDAYYMDDGQALCPAATGISHHISPWGAIEPCPIIQFAKENIKDERHIRDVFVQSEYLKDFRKMSSETTRGCIMLERPDKVKDFVEKHDAPDGTARKTATAELAAMDNRPSQWNRTEQVPEKSWIYKFAKKHFFSDFGAYKNLNGD